The Glutamicibacter mishrai DNA window GGGCCAAGGCGTACATGCCGAGAATATGCAGCGAGATGGTGATGCCGACCAGGGACACCGAACCGCCGTGATGGGTGACGTGGATCGGAGTCATGGTCATGATGGCCACCATGACCACCTGCGCGCTGAGTATCGCCACCACCGCGTAGCGCGCCCGGAGATTATTGCGCAGTTCCGAGGCAAAGCGCTTGAGGCTGCCGCGCTGTCGCACCGGCAGAGCCGCACCGGCCGACCGGTCGTTCTCCCGGATCAGCAATAGCGGATCAGGGCGCATCAGCAAGAAGACCAGCAAGCCTGCCAGCAGCATAGCGATACCGGCAATGAGGAATGCCCCGGCGTAGACATGCAGCCCGGTCGCGTTGCTGATCGCCTGGCCAGGAACCCCGAGGTTCGGGCCGAGCACCGTGCCGATGGTTCCCACCCAAACGATCAGTGCCAGGCTGCGACCCTTGTGGTCGTCGGCAGCCAGGTCGGTGGCGGCGAATCGGGACTGCAGGCTGATGGCTGATCCCGAGCCGATCAGCAGCAAGCCGGCGAAGAGCAGGATCACCATCTGGAATTGGGCGGCGGGAACCAATAGCAGCGCACCGAGCGCTGCCAGCCACCAGCCGCCTGACAGGGCAAAACGGCGTCCGAAGCGCGCAGCCAGGTTGCCCAGGGGCAATCCGAGCAGAGCCGCGCCGAGGGTGCTGGCGGTGCGGGCTAGGCCTGCCCAGGCTTCACTCGAGGTGACTTCCTCGGCCAGCAGGATGCCGATCGACGGGGCCACGCCCACGCCGATGGTTCCGAAGATCTGGGAGATGGCAAGGACCCACAGTGTTCTTTTCTGAATCGTTGTGCGAGTCAGCTCGATCATGTCTCCCGCCCTTCCCTGCATCCTCTAGGCAACCGACGTTTTTGCTGCCGTCACCAGAGTACGCGAGCGCAGTGGGCCAACGACCCTGCTACTGGGCGAACTGGGTTTCATAGAGCTGGGTGTAGCGTCCGCCAAGGGCAAGAAGTTCTGCGTGCGTTCCGCGTTCAATGATCTGGCCGGCTTCCACTACGAGAATTTGGTCAGCCGAGCGGATAGTGGAGAGCCGGCGGGCAATGATCAGCGCGGTGCGGTTTTCCAGGGCCTCAGCCAAGGCGGCCTGCACGGCAGCTTCGTTGGCTGAATCCAAGGCGGCGGTCGCCTCATCAAGAATAACCACCTGCGGGGCGGCCAGCAGCAGTCGAGCGATGGTCATGCGCTGGCGTTCGCCACCGGAAAGGCGGTAGCCGCGCTCACCCACCACGGTTTCCAGTCCATCGGGCAGCGCCTGGATGACCGGCTTGAGCCGGGCGCGTTCCAGCGCTTCCCAGATTTGCTCGTCCGTGGCTTCAGGGCGGGCCAAGGTCAGGTTGGAACGGATGGTTTCGTGGAAGAGGTGGCCGTCCTGGGTAACCATCGAAACTGTGGTGCGCAGTGAATCCAGTTTGAGCTGACGGATATCCTGCCCCGCTAGCTGGACGCTTCCCGAGTCCACATCGTAAAGCCGGGCCAGCAGTGAAGCTACCGTGGACTTGCCGGCGCCCGAGGATCCTACGAGGGCAAAAGTCTGCCCTGCCGGGATTTCGAAATTGATATCGTGCAGGACCTGCTCGCCCCCACGGGTATCAAGAATCGCCACCTCCTCCAGCGAGGCCAGCGAGACCTTGTCCGCGCTCGGATAGGAGAAATTCACGTGATCGAATTTCACTGGAACCGCGGCGCCCGCTTCAAGACGGCGGGCATCTGGGGCATCGGAAATCAGCGGTTCCAAGTCCAAGACCTCGAAGACGCGGTCAAAGCTGACCAGAGCGCTGGTGATTTCCACGCGGGCGTTGGCCAGTGCGGTCAATGGAGTGTAGAGCCTGGTCAGCAGCATGCCGAGGGTGACAACATCGCCGGCGGCCAGTTCGCCGCGCACCGCGTACATGCCGCCCAAGCCATAGACCAAGGCGAGCGCCAAGGCGGCCACCAGGGTCAGCGCGGTCACGAAGTAGAACTGGCGCATGGTCATCTTCACGCCGATGTCGCGGACCCTGCCAGCATGCATGGCGAAGACCTTGGACTCGTCCTTGGGGCTGCCGAAGAGCTTGATCAGCGTGGCGCCCGGCGCCGAGAAGCGTTCGGTCATCTGGTTGCCCATGCTGGCGTTCAGTTCGGCGGATTCGCGGCGCAGCAAGGCGACGGATTTGCCAAAGTGGCGGGCCGGCAGAAGGAAGATCGGCAAGAGCACCAGGGCAATGAGGGTGACCTGCCATGAAGTGGTGAACATGACGGCGGCGGTGAGGATCAACGCGACGGTATTGGATACCAGGCCAGAGAGCGTCCCCGCGAATGCCGACTGGGCACCGATGACGTCATTGTTCAGCCGGCTGACCAACGCACCGGTTCGAGTACGGGCGAAGAACGCGACAGGCATTTTCTGCACGTGGTCGAAGACCGCGGTACGCAGGTCGTAGATGATGCCTTCGCCCAGTCGCGAGGAGAACCAGCGGACGATGACGGAAGTAATGGCATCCAAAACAGCGATGACCGCCATGATGATCGCCAGATTGGCAATGGTGCGCACGCCCGACTGTGCGACGATTTCGTCAACCACCCGGCCCGCGAGCACCGGGGTCACTACTGCGAGGACAGCTGCGATCACCGAGAAGAGGACGAAGACCATGAGCCGGGTCTTATACCCAGCGGCGAATTTCAGAACCCGTTTAGGCGTGGTCGAGGCATAGGCCTTCCCCTTGTCGCCAGATAGCTTCCATAGCGAATGCCAGGCGGCACTTTCCATGCTCATGAATTTTTGCTCGCAATCCTGCTCGGGGATTCGGTGGGTTCCACCTTGCTTAGTTTCCCAGCATCTCTCCTGCTACTTCTAGCTAGGGTCAGCTTATTTGGATCCACAAGGGGCATTGGGCTGGCCCGAAAATGACGAAGCCCAGCGCCAAGATGACAATGCACGGAAATGCCGCCTTTGGTCATCAGCGCGGACGACGGGTTCCTAGAAAGCTGTCACGTTTCACTTACGCAGGCGCTCAGGTTTCCACTGATCACCAATGTTTTTCCGTATTTCCATCTGAACAATCGCGACCTAGGTTGGCCCGGCTTCCTTTACACCGTTGAAACATAAAAATACTTGTGAGGGGCGCTTTTCATTCCACAATCCAGAATGAATTTATTCCGAATCGCGGAAGTTGAGTTTTCTATTGCGGAAGGAAGTGCGCTGGCTTACAGTTGACACCAACCAAGCCACAGGCACATATCTCGGAGCGAGAATTCCTCAGGAGCAGCCATGAAAATCAATTCCGCAGACAACTTAGACGTCGCCGAATTACCGCGCAAGAAACCCTTCTACACCTCCTTGTTCTTTCAACTTGGAGTAGCCATCGTCGCCGGAGTCCTGATCGGACATTTCCTGCCGAACATCGGCTCCCAGCTTCGCCCGCTGGGCGATGGATTCATCATGTTGATCAAGATGATCATCGCCCCACTCATCTTCCTCGTGATCGTGACAGGGATTTCCGCGGTAGGAGACGTCAAGGCTGTCGGTCGCCTGGGCGTCAAAGCACTGCTCTACTTCACCTGCGCGACGCTCTTCGCACTGGTCTTCGGCCTCATGATCGGAAACCTCGTTCAGCCGGGCGCAGGATTGAACATCGATCCATCCACCTTGGACGGCACTGCGGTGCAAGAAAAGACCGGCGAGGCAAAGAGCGCATCAGAATTCATTCTTGGCATCATCCCAGTCAGCGTCTTCGGAGCATTCGCCGACAACAACCTCCTGCAGGTACTGTTCTTCTCCGTTTTCTTCGGTGCAGCAATCGTCGTCGTCGGAAAAGATCGCTGCGCGCCATTGATCGGTATTTTCGACAATGTCCTGGAATTGATCTTCAAGATCATGAGTTGGGTCATGCGCGTCGCCCCATTGGGCGCTTTCGGAGCCATGGGCTTCATCATCGGCCAGTACGGAATTGAAACGCTCGGAACCTACGCGAAACTGATCTTGGCCTGCTACGCCGCGGCGTTGTTGTTCATAGGCATTCTGTTCATCGTTGCGTGGGCATTCGCTCGGGTGCCGCTGTGGCAGTTCATCAAATACACTCGCGAAGAATTCCTGCTGGCCTTGGGCACCGCATCCACGGAATCAGTGATGCCCCGCATCATGACAAAGCTGAATAATGCAGGCTGCTCCCGAGCAACAACAGGTTTGGTCGTTCCTACCGGCTACTCGTTTAATCTCGACGGCGCCGCCATCTATCTGTCCATCTCCCTGCTTTTCCTTGCCCAAGCGTTCGGACATGATTTGAGCTTTGGACAGCAATTGGCAGCGCTCGGCGTCCTGCTGCTGACATCCAAGGGAATGGCCGGCGTGCCCGGCTCATCATTCCTTGCACTCTCCGCCACCGCAGCCGCACTAGGCATCTTCCCCGTAGCAGGCGTTGCCCTGCTGCTCGGCGCGGATCGCATCATGGATTCCATGCGCGTTGCAGTGAACCTGCTGGGCAATTGCGTGGCAACCTTCGTGGTGGCCAAGTGGGAAGGACAGTTTGACCGCGAAACGATGAAGCGCGCTTTCGCCGGAGAGAACACCCTTGAGGAAGAAACATCGTTGCCCGTCGAAACTGGCGAAGACGAGCCCGCCAAGGCTACCTGTTCACACTGCGGAACAAAGGCTTCGCATTCAGCCGGCTCAATACTCGGCTCCCCTGCAGCCGCCCCGCAACACTAACGCTTCAGGAATACCGCCCACGTTAAGCATTGGCCAGGCCTGCCGGGTTTCCGGCAGGCCTGGCCAATGCCGTTCAGACCAACCGCAATTTCTAGCGAGTGCTTCGGGACTCCGGTCGCCACTTGTCGTCAATCATGGCTGCAAAGTCGAAAGCTTCATCGAGGATTTCTCTCAGGGATTCGTTGCGCGAGTCCACCCACCGCACCAGAGCGTGGTCATAAAGGGTTAGGGCCAACAGCGCCGAGGTGTCCGCCAATCGATGATTGGCACAGAACGGATGCAACGCCCGGGCAAGCTCGGCTTGCTGTTCGCGACGTGACTCTTGCCAGCGCGCTCGCAGCGCTGGGGTGCTCCACACCAGTTGAACCCGCGAGCGCATCGCCTCGGGATCCTCCTCAGCGGCAACAACCGTCGGTTCAAAGCTCCGGCGCAGAAGTTCGAGCAAGCTTTCGCTGGGATTCGATGCCATGGATTCGAGCATCTGGGAGAAATGCATATTCATGGATCGCAGTGCGGTCACCACGGCGTCTTCTTTTGAGGAGAAGTATCTGAAGAAGGTCGCGCGCGAAATTCCTACAGCTTGCGCTGCTTGCTGAGCAGTGACGTTCTCCAAACCGCGCTCAGCAAAAACGGTATACACCTGCTGAGCCAACTCGGTTTTCATCTTCTCGCGCACCCGATCGCGCACCACGCTGCCCATGGCAAAAATTTTACTCTGAGATCACTCTCCTTTAATGAGACCCCGTCTCTTTTACCATATCAGCACTGGAATACAGTAGGCGTGTCGGATCTTTTCCGATTCACGATACTCAATAATTCCCCAATGATGGTGCCCGCATCTTGCCACTTCGGTAGGCTCAAGAGTGGCATTGAATTCCAGTTGAAGGACGGGCATGGAACAGCAGAGAAGCATCAACAGCATCGAACTCGGGCAAGGCCTGAAGGTCACCGGCCAAGGCTTTGGATGCATGTCTCTGAGCAGCGCTTACGGTGCCGCCGAGGACGCGGAATCCTTGCGGACCGTGAACCACGTGATTGATTCCGGAGTCACTTTCCTGGACACCGCGAACATCTACGGCGCGGGGCACAACGAAACCCTGCTCTCCCAAGTCCTCAAGAAGCGCCGCGACGAGGTCACCCTGGCCACCAAGGCCGGAATTGTTCGACCCAAGAACCCGGGCGACCCGCGAGCAAATGGCGACCCCGCCTTCATCAAGAAATGCTTTGACGAGAGCCTCCAGCGCCTCGGAGTGGACTACATTGACCTCTACTACTACCACCGGGTTGATAGCCGGGTCCCGATTGAAGATACAGTCGGCGCCTACAAGGAATTGGTCGAGGCCGGCAAGGTGGGCCATATCGGATTGTCCGAAGTGACCGCCAACGAGCTTCGCCGAGCGCATGCGGTTCACCCTATTTCAGCGATTCAAATGGAGTACTCGATTTTCAGCCGGGACATCGAGCGCTGGCTGCTCCCCACGGCCAGCGAGCTAGGCGTGGGCCTGGTCAGCTACGCATCCTTGGGTCGCGGCTACTTCACGGGCGAAGTGGATTCGCTCGATCAGCTGGATGCGAACGACGTTCGTCGGAACTTCCCGCGTTTCGAGGACTCCAGGATGCAGCATAACCAGCCATTGCGAACGATCATCGAAGAAACCGCGCAACGTGAAGGAATCACCACCGCGCAGCTCTCATTGGCGTGGGTTTATGAGCAGGCTCGGATCCAGAATGTGCAGGTATCGCCTATTCCGGGAACTCGCTTCGCCCACCACTTTGACGAGAACCTTGGGGCTTTGGATATCCGCCTCTCCGAGGAATCAATGACGACGCTGAACGCGCTGGCAGAACGCGTGGACGGCGAGCGCCAAGCCGACATCATGTCCGTGTCCAAGGGACGCGAAGAAGTACAGATGGCGGAAGAAGGCAGCGCCTCATGAAAATTGCACTGGCCCAGGTACTGAGCACCTCGGATCCACACCGCAACCTCGTGGCCATTCGTGATCACGCGAAGCAAGCCAAGGAAGCCGGAGCGTCTTTGGTGATCTTCCCCGAAGCGATGCAGGTGGCTTTTGGCAATGATCTAGCCAAGGCCGCTGTTGCTCTCGATGGTCCTTGGCCTGCACTGGTTCGCCAGCAAGCGCGCGACATTGGCATCACCATCGTCGCCGGGATGTTCACTCCCGGCGAGGGCGGGCGGGTTCGCAATACCCTGCTGATCGCGGGTCCCGAGGCAGATACCCACTACGACAAGATCCACCTGTACGACGCCTTCGGCTACGCTGAATCCGACTCGGTGACCCCGGGAAATTCGCCAGTGCAGTTTTCGCATGAGGGACAGATCCTTGGTGTGGCCACCTGCTACGACCTCCGATTCCCGCAGCTGTTCATCCGCCATGCCAATTCCGGTGCCGCAGTGAACATCGTCTGCGCCTCGTGGGGCGCCGGTGAAGGAAAAGTTGAACAGTGGACCACTCTGGCCAAGGCCCGCGCCTTGGATTCGACCACTTTTGTGGCGGCAGTGGGCCAAGCTGATCCGGAAAGCGTTGGGCGGAAGGTATCCGGCACGGCGCCGCTAGGCGTGGGTCATTCACTCGTCGTGGACCCGCTGGGTCGGGTCATTGCCCAAGCCGGTGCCGAACCAGAATTGCTCGTGGTGGATCTGGATCTGGCCGTGGTTGAAAAAGCCCGGCAACAGTTGCCGGTGCTGGCCAATACCGTGGAACTCTAGCGGGTCAGCCAGTACAGGATGTCACTGCACACAGGGTCGCCAGTGTCATCGTCGTTGAATCACACCTCAAGCACGGTCACTAGTTGCTGTTCGGGTTGGCGCTCCACTTGCATGCTGGGGCATCGAAGAAACCAGTCTTTTATCGCGTCCAACTGCCCAAAACCAGCAGTGCAGCGCGCGTAATATCCTCGCCGAGCCGCAAGGTACCTCCCGGCATGCATCCAATAAGCCACCCGTTTATTGCCCGATGTCCTCCAGGGCTTGTGTTGGCATCACTGACCTGTCCCGGCGTCGGGGCCTCAGCTCGCTGGCAAGCGATCCGGCCACGATGAGCAGCGCGCCGACAATGGCCACAGGTGGCAGCCGGTCCCCGGCGATACGCCCGATGATCGCGGCCCATACTGGTTCCCCGGCATAGATAATTGTGGCCCTCGTCGGCGAGACCGACTTTTGCGCCCAGTTCATCGCAAGCTGGATCATGCAGCTGGCCACGCCGAGGGCAACTGAAGCAATGACCCACACCCACGAGAACTCGGGCACTTGCTCACCGACAATCGGAACGGTCAAGAACCCGAGAAACCCAGCCACCAGCAACTGAACCACGGTGACGCGCCCAAGATGCACCTTGCCGGCGAACCAGCCAATAAGAATGATCTCCAGGGCTATGGGCAACGTGCTGATAATCGTGACGATCTCGCCCGTGCCGAAGGTGAGCCCGACACTGCCGGGGTCGGCTAGGAGAACAAGCCCGATAAAGGCCAGCGACACGCCAATCCAGGTGAGCAGTCCTGGCTTCTGACGGAAGACAACCCATTGCAGCAACGGCACCAGCGGAACATAGAGCGCAGAGATAAAAGCAGAGGTGCTGCTGTTAAGCGTCTGCAAGCCGGCGGTTTGCAGACCGTAGCCGAAGAAGATCATGACTCCGATGGCCGCACCGGCACCTATCTCCTTCAGAGTCAGGCCCTTGAGTACTCGCGCAAATAACAGGGCACTAATAAGGCCGGCAGTAATAAACCGCATTCCGACGAAGAACCATGGACCACTGTGCTGCACAGCAATGTGGATGATCAGAAAGGTTGCGCCCCAGATGACTGTGGCAAGGACCAAGACCACTTCTTGGCGGGAGAACGCGCGCCACCGAAACCTATTGTGCAACATAATGCACAATCTTATGGTGAATAATAGTGCACATGCAAACGAGCGACAGCGCAGATGTCCTGACCCACGTCAGCAGAAATGTTCGCCGGCTACGCCTAGCCACGGGCCTGAGCCAGGCGGCACTGGCCGACCAATCAGGAGTAAGCCGACGCACGGTCATCAAGCTGGAAGCCGGCGAAGCGAACATCAGTCTCACAGGACTCGACCGGCTCGCAGAATCCCTGGGCGTGACATTCGTCGATTTGGTCGCTGAGCCCACGGCTCCGCGCTCTTCGATCAACGAAGCCGTATGGAGAGGGCAGCATCCTCACAGCGTGGGAACGCTGATGGCCTCAGTTCCAGCCAATAAAGAAGCGCAGCTTTTGAGCTGGTCGCTTGAACCGGAAGAACGCTACGTCGGCGAACCTGATCCTGCGGGCTGGTCCGAAATGATTCTTGTTGTCGAAGGCGAGCTCCGTATTAAGACCACAGAAGAAACGGTGCTGCGCACCGCTGGCGAGCATTACGCATTCGCCACGAATCAAGACTTCTCCTACATCAATGAAAGCCAGCATCTGACGCGTTTTGCCCGGATCGTCGTGAGCTGATTTATCCAAACAGCCACCAACACTGCTGAGCTCTTTCGCAAACAGACACAGGCCACTAGGGTGATTATCAGCCACCCGAACACCTGCCGATGGAGCTTCCGTGTCCTTAGCCTTGCCCAAGCCAACTGCGCCGCATCCATCCATGGCTCCGGCGTTGAATTGGGGAATACTGGGGCCGGGCTGGATTGCGGGGCAATTCGCGACCTCGCTGAATTCCCTGACCGCCAGTCGTCTCGCCGCGGTCGGTTCGCGCAGCCAAGAACGCTCTGCGCAGTTCGCCCAGACCCATGGCGATAGCGACACCCGGGCTTACGATTCCTATGACCAGGTGCTCGGCGACCCGTCAGTGGACGTGGTCTATATCGCCGTCCCGCACAGCGGCCATGCAGAATTAGCCATCAAGGCCATCAACGCCGGCAAACATGTCCTGGTGGAAAAGCCGATGACCCTGAACGCGGATCAGACTCAGCAGGTAATCACTGCTGCCAGAACGGCCGGCGTCTTTGCCATGGAAGCCATGTGGTCACGCCTCTTGCCCGTCGGCAACGTGATCGCCCAGGTCCTCGAATCACGGCTGCTCGGCGAAATCCTCTCCATCAACGCGGACTTCGGAGCCAAATTCCCTGTAGATCCTACCTCCCGGATTTATGATCCTGCCCTGGGCGGTGGCGCGCTGCTCGATGTCGGGATCTACCCTGTCGCCTTCAGCGCCATGATCTCCCCTGCCAAACAGCTGCTGCACGCATCAGGCCGGATGACCCAGACAGGAGTCGACGCATCATTCACGGCAGTGCTTGCCAACAACGACGGATCCACCTCCAGCATTTTCAGCAGCATCGAAACCGATTCGCCGCAGGCCGCCTGGATTGCCGGAACCGAAGCGACCTTGGAAGTTGAGCGCCCCATTTTTGCCGGCTCACGGCTCGTGCTGCGCAACGGGGATGGCAGCATCGCCGACAGCCAAGACTTCACCGAGCACTCCGCTGCCACTGGTTTAGGCTGGGAAGCCGCGCACGTCGCCCGATGCATCAGCGAAGAAGTGCTCGAGTCGCCCATCATGCCACTGGATGAATCATTGGCGATCGCACACACCATGGACCAGATCGCGGCCCGACTGCGCAAAGGCTAGTGAATCGGCACCGCTGTATGCGGGGCTCCGTGCTTCGCCACGTCATCCATCAGGATCTGCGGCCAGGCATTCACCTCATCGCGGGTGCTGGCTACCTGCAGCCTCGCTTGGGGCAACCCGTACAGCAACGCCTGCGCTGTAGTCACCGGGTGGGAAGGGTCCTCGGTCCACGCGAAGATATGCGTGGGGACATTGACGCGTGCCAGATCCGCAAGCTGCGGCAGATCGCTGGCAGCCGCGCCTCGGAAAATGGTCGGCAGAAGCTGAGGAGAATTATCCGGCAGGGTCACCGGGTTCCCGACGGTTGCTGGAGGGACCGGCTGATTGATATCGGCTTGGACAAAGGCATCCCAGCCCTCGGTTTCCAGCACCCTGGCATGGTTCAGGTACGCTTGCGACTTCGCCTTGCGGGACTCCCAGGCAGTTGGCGGAAGCAGCAGGGTCAGTCCGCAAAAGCGCTCTGGTTCCTTGATCGCGGCGTAGAGCAAGGTGGCGCAACCCATGGATGGTCCCACGCCATAGACCTTTTCGCCCGGGAAGTACTCGTGCAGCAGGGCCAGCAGATCATCCGCCAAATTCTGCCATTCGTAGTCTTCAACGACGGTGCGTCCGGTGGATTCGCCGTGCCCGCGGGCATCGTAGCGCAGCAGCCGCGTGCCACTCAGTCCCCGGCCCAAATCCATGTTCAGCACGCGGTCCCGCGCCCGGCTGGAGGTCAAGCCATGAAGCTGGACTACCGGATGTCCGCCTTCATCGCTGAGTTCCACTTCAAGTTCAGCGCCTTGAACACTAAATTTCGCCATAATCCAAGTCCGCTTCTGTCATAGTCAATCTTGGGTAATAGGATAACGCCATGAGACTGACGAACGTTGCACAGTTACGGCTGCCCTTTGGAAAGTTGCACGGATATGACGTCGCTGTTCAGCGCACCGGAGTTGAACTGCCCATTTCCTTCGACCAGCGACGCCACGTCTCCCTGGGCCAACGCCCCGGATCCTGGATGGCCATCAGCTTCAGATTGCCCGCCAAGGTTCAGCTCGATGTCCTAGCCAGCGCATGGCTGGAAGTCATCAACCGCCACGGAACCCTGTGTTCCGCCTTCAGCCAGGATGAGCACGGCGAGCTGCGCCTTGAAGAGATCGCCGTGGCACCAGGGGCCTGGGTCCAGCACCCCGTAGCCAGCGGACAGTCCATGAACGACGCGCTGCGCGATGTTTTTGATAAGGCTTGCTCCCCCTTCAACGCCCCATCCCACCGGTTGTGTCTGCTTGAGACCGCCTTGGAATCAACCGTGGTTATCGCTTCGGACCATTCGCACGTGGACATGTGGTCCATGCTGGTCGTCGTGCGGGACCTGCTGCGATCACTGGGACTATCCGATGATGATGTCGTCCCGCAGCCACTGACCGCCGCCAGTTTCACCGAGCACACCCGGGCCTTGGCGGAACGGGAGCGCGCCCCGCGCGAGGTGCACCAGCGATGGGCTGAAGTACTCGACGCCAGCGGCTCGGTCATGCCCCGCTTCCCGCTGCCGCTGGGTGAACCGGTGCCCCACGCCGAACGAGTCGAAGTACGAGATGTCCTGGACGTTGATGACAGCGCCGCCTTCGCAGCCCAAGCCAAAGAGGATTCGGTGTCCACACTGACTGCCGTCATCTCCGCGATGACCTCAGTGACTTTGGACCTGGCACAAGCCCCGCTGCGTGCTGTCTTCCCGGTGCACAGCCGCTATGACCACCAGTGGGATGACTCGGTCGGCTGGTTCATCACCAACTCCGTCATCGAATCCGCAGATCCGGCTCCCACGGCCTGCGCGGCAGCGGTCAAGGAAGCGGTGCGGCTCGGTTCGTGGCCGCTGGAAGAAATCCTCGATCCCTGGGGCGGAATGCCCGAAGCGCCGGGCATGTTCGCCATTTCCTGGCTTGATCTACGCAGGCTTCCGGTCCGCGTGGATTCCATCGGGCTCGAAGCCCAATATATTGGCGCGACCATCCGCACCGACGGGGTCATGCTGTGGTTCATCCTCGACGATGCCGGGCTGCACCTGCGCTGCCGCTACCCCGATACCCCTGAGGGCCGTGAACATGTGGGAGGCTGGCTGGATGCGCTGATCCTCAAGCTCCGCGCCCAGGCCCGCGCTTCGGTAGGCGGGCTGCTCCGGCTCGGCGAGCGTCGATACCGGGTGCAGCGTGCCGAACGCTCCGACGTACCAGCCATTGTCGCACTCTTGTCCGATGACGAGCTGGGGGCATCGCGCGAAGGCGACGAGTTGGTGGCCTACGAGCGGGCCTTCGACAAGCTCAGCCGCGACTGGTCCAACTATCTTGCGGTGGTGCGCGACGAGGAAGATGCCGTCGTCGGAACCATGCAGCTGTCGATCATTCCCGGGCTGTCCCGCAAGGGCACCACGCGCTTGCAGATCGAGGGAGTGCGGGTGGCCGCCAGCGAAAGGTCCCATGGTGTTGGCCGGGCGATGCTCGAATGGGCGCACGCGCATGGCCGGGCCCGCGGCGCCCGGCTGGCCCAGCTCACGACCGACACCTCCAGGCTCAGGGCCCACGAGTTCTATGCGCGGCTGGGCTACGAGAAGAGCCACGTCGGGCTCAAGCTGCAGCTCTAGGCCCGGCCCGCGCCCTCGTCGGCAGCCACGGTGAAGATATTCGGCTGCACATAGCCGGCCTGCTCGAAGGCCTCCAGCACCGCTTGGCTGACCGGCTCCACCTGTTCGCGATGGATCAACGCGATGGCGCTGCCGCCAAAGCCGCCACCGGTCATCCTCGCGCCAATCGCCCCGGCAGCCAGCGCCGCTTCCACCGCGGCGTCGAGTTCTTCGCTGGAGATCTCGTAGTCATCGCGCATTGAGACGTGGGACTGGTACAAGAGCTCGCCGACCGCGTCGAGATCTCCCTCGCCAAGGACCTTCACGGTCTGCAGTACGCGCTGGTTCTCGGTGACAATATGCTTTGCCCGGCGCTTGATGACCGGATCGTCGATGGCTTCAAGGGCATCAACGCTGGCCACATCGCGCAGTGCGTCGACCCCCAGGACTTCGCAGGCCTGCTCGCAGCTGCGCCGGCGCGCGGCGTAGCCGCCATCCACATGCGAATGCTCCACCCGGGTGTCAATCACCAGCACCACAGCATCATGTTCGGCCAGCGGCAGGGGCACGGTCGCCGCTTCCATGGAACGGCAATCCAAGAACAGCGCATGCTGCGCTTGGGACATCAACGAGGCGCTCTGGTCCATGATTCCGGTCGGAGCACCGACAAACTCGTTCTCCGCCCGCTGGGTCAGCTGCGCCATCCGGGTGTGCGAAAGCCCGAGGTCATAGAGGTC harbors:
- a CDS encoding MFS transporter, translating into MIELTRTTIQKRTLWVLAISQIFGTIGVGVAPSIGILLAEEVTSSEAWAGLARTASTLGAALLGLPLGNLAARFGRRFALSGGWWLAALGALLLVPAAQFQMVILLFAGLLLIGSGSAISLQSRFAATDLAADDHKGRSLALIVWVGTIGTVLGPNLGVPGQAISNATGLHVYAGAFLIAGIAMLLAGLLVFLLMRPDPLLLIRENDRSAGAALPVRQRGSLKRFASELRNNLRARYAVVAILSAQVVMVAIMTMTPIHVTHHGGSVSLVGITISLHILGMYALAPAVGYVADRWGYRFSIGAGLAIFAASLLAGGLHPESMGWIMTSLILLGVGWSFINVSGSALFATVISKQERASVQGGVDALSNLCGATAAFAAGPLMAISSFSALTVIAAIVLLPLAAMTSLVPARAGAEN
- a CDS encoding ABC transporter ATP-binding protein; the protein is MSMESAAWHSLWKLSGDKGKAYASTTPKRVLKFAAGYKTRLMVFVLFSVIAAVLAVVTPVLAGRVVDEIVAQSGVRTIANLAIIMAVIAVLDAITSVIVRWFSSRLGEGIIYDLRTAVFDHVQKMPVAFFARTRTGALVSRLNNDVIGAQSAFAGTLSGLVSNTVALILTAAVMFTTSWQVTLIALVLLPIFLLPARHFGKSVALLRRESAELNASMGNQMTERFSAPGATLIKLFGSPKDESKVFAMHAGRVRDIGVKMTMRQFYFVTALTLVAALALALVYGLGGMYAVRGELAAGDVVTLGMLLTRLYTPLTALANARVEITSALVSFDRVFEVLDLEPLISDAPDARRLEAGAAVPVKFDHVNFSYPSADKVSLASLEEVAILDTRGGEQVLHDINFEIPAGQTFALVGSSGAGKSTVASLLARLYDVDSGSVQLAGQDIRQLKLDSLRTTVSMVTQDGHLFHETIRSNLTLARPEATDEQIWEALERARLKPVIQALPDGLETVVGERGYRLSGGERQRMTIARLLLAAPQVVILDEATAALDSANEAAVQAALAEALENRTALIIARRLSTIRSADQILVVEAGQIIERGTHAELLALGGRYTQLYETQFAQ
- a CDS encoding cation:dicarboxylate symporter family transporter, whose product is MKINSADNLDVAELPRKKPFYTSLFFQLGVAIVAGVLIGHFLPNIGSQLRPLGDGFIMLIKMIIAPLIFLVIVTGISAVGDVKAVGRLGVKALLYFTCATLFALVFGLMIGNLVQPGAGLNIDPSTLDGTAVQEKTGEAKSASEFILGIIPVSVFGAFADNNLLQVLFFSVFFGAAIVVVGKDRCAPLIGIFDNVLELIFKIMSWVMRVAPLGAFGAMGFIIGQYGIETLGTYAKLILACYAAALLFIGILFIVAWAFARVPLWQFIKYTREEFLLALGTASTESVMPRIMTKLNNAGCSRATTGLVVPTGYSFNLDGAAIYLSISLLFLAQAFGHDLSFGQQLAALGVLLLTSKGMAGVPGSSFLALSATAAALGIFPVAGVALLLGADRIMDSMRVAVNLLGNCVATFVVAKWEGQFDRETMKRAFAGENTLEEETSLPVETGEDEPAKATCSHCGTKASHSAGSILGSPAAAPQH
- a CDS encoding TetR family transcriptional regulator — encoded protein: MGSVVRDRVREKMKTELAQQVYTVFAERGLENVTAQQAAQAVGISRATFFRYFSSKEDAVVTALRSMNMHFSQMLESMASNPSESLLELLRRSFEPTVVAAEEDPEAMRSRVQLVWSTPALRARWQESRREQQAELARALHPFCANHRLADTSALLALTLYDHALVRWVDSRNESLREILDEAFDFAAMIDDKWRPESRSTR
- a CDS encoding aldo/keto reductase, with the protein product MEQQRSINSIELGQGLKVTGQGFGCMSLSSAYGAAEDAESLRTVNHVIDSGVTFLDTANIYGAGHNETLLSQVLKKRRDEVTLATKAGIVRPKNPGDPRANGDPAFIKKCFDESLQRLGVDYIDLYYYHRVDSRVPIEDTVGAYKELVEAGKVGHIGLSEVTANELRRAHAVHPISAIQMEYSIFSRDIERWLLPTASELGVGLVSYASLGRGYFTGEVDSLDQLDANDVRRNFPRFEDSRMQHNQPLRTIIEETAQREGITTAQLSLAWVYEQARIQNVQVSPIPGTRFAHHFDENLGALDIRLSEESMTTLNALAERVDGERQADIMSVSKGREEVQMAEEGSAS